One genomic region from Candidatus Borkfalkia ceftriaxoniphila encodes:
- a CDS encoding restriction endonuclease subunit S: MRNYVCYVPTLRFKSFEQEWEYSTIGKCSISLEYGMNAAAVKYDGKHKYIRITDIDEETSAFIPNPLSSPDGEFEQKYLVKENDILFARTGASVGKSYLYNPNDGELYFAGFLIRARIKPEYNGTFIYYQTKSKKYDRWVKLTSMRSGQPGINSQEYSGYPIAITGKVEQDKIADFLQLIDNRIAVQNKIIKHRKSLIFSLVIEILLSFLSLIESALSLNVFSFFNNLLKFMWTIFKEVKRLWSQKKT, translated from the coding sequence TTGAGAAATTATGTTTGTTATGTTCCAACTTTGAGATTCAAATCGTTTGAGCAAGAATGGGAATATTCAACCATAGGAAAATGCTCAATATCTCTTGAATACGGAATGAATGCGGCTGCGGTAAAATATGACGGAAAACATAAATATATCCGAATAACAGATATCGACGAAGAAACGAGTGCTTTTATACCTAATCCATTATCTTCACCCGATGGCGAATTTGAGCAAAAATATCTTGTAAAAGAAAACGACATCCTTTTTGCAAGAACAGGTGCAAGCGTTGGAAAAAGTTACTTATATAACCCTAACGATGGCGAATTATATTTCGCAGGATTTTTGATTCGCGCGAGAATAAAACCAGAATATAACGGAACTTTCATTTATTATCAAACCAAAAGCAAAAAGTATGATAGATGGGTTAAATTAACGTCTATGAGGTCAGGACAACCCGGCATAAATTCGCAAGAATATTCAGGTTACCCGATTGCAATTACAGGCAAAGTCGAACAGGATAAAATTGCTGATTTTCTTCAACTGATTGATAATAGAATCGCTGTCCAAAACAAAATCATAAAACATAGAAAATCGCTAATATTTTCATTAGTTATCGAAATTTTGCTATCGTTTTTATCACTAATTGAGAGTGCGCTGTCCCTAAACGTATTTTCTTTCTTCAATAATTTACTAAAATTTATGTGGACTATTTTCAAGGAGGTAAAACGATTATGGTCACAGAAAAAAACATAA
- a CDS encoding tyrosine-type recombinase/integrase, whose translation MVTEKNISQIAGLWKEEKRQFVKKSTFAAYSLIVETHLQPAFGNLTAVTEKDVQDFVLQKLNGGLSQKTIKDMLIVLRMILKFGAKKNYCVYAPIDVIFPTDRERQELEVLSITNQKKIMRFVEDNFTFRNLGIFICLSTGIRIGEICALTWDDIDTENGVIHIRKTIQRIYVKENGIKKTELLIDTPKTATSMRDIPMIKDLYEILKXNQ comes from the coding sequence ATGGTCACAGAAAAAAACATAAGCCAAATAGCAGGCTTATGGAAGGAAGAAAAAAGGCAGTTCGTGAAGAAATCAACGTTTGCAGCATACTCTCTTATCGTTGAAACACACTTACAGCCGGCGTTCGGTAATCTCACAGCAGTTACCGAAAAGGACGTGCAAGATTTTGTCTTGCAGAAGTTGAACGGAGGGCTTTCGCAAAAAACGATTAAAGATATGCTTATCGTTTTGCGGATGATTCTTAAATTCGGGGCAAAGAAAAACTATTGTGTCTATGCTCCGATTGACGTTATCTTCCCGACAGATCGGGAACGGCAGGAACTTGAAGTGTTATCCATCACAAACCAAAAGAAAATTATGCGGTTTGTAGAAGATAACTTCACGTTTCGCAATCTCGGTATCTTCATTTGTTTAAGCACGGGCATTCGTATCGGCGAAATATGTGCTTTAACTTGGGATGATATCGACACGGAAAACGGTGTTATACATATCAGGAAAACAATCCAGCGGATTTATGTTAAGGAAAACGGCATAAAGAAGACGGAACTGTTAATTGACACGCCTAAGACAGCAACGTCAATGCGAGATATTCCGATGATTAAAGACCTTTATGAAATCTTAAAGCNAAATCAATAG
- a CDS encoding restriction endonuclease subunit S, with protein MSKSNETTPNVPTLRFPNYSGEWQVSSMGKVCTFRKGYGISKENLSSDGTPCILYGELYTTYKTAIAKRIKSKTSLDPTTLFHSKKNDVIIPCSGETAEDIATSVCIPYDDILLGGDLTVIRSDLDGAFLSNQINSVRKYDIARIAQGKSIVHLQADELKKIFIAYPTIEEQQKISGFIDKIDERIEVQNKIISKYETLIKGIIDCLLNKKEDNYYTFKDLYLKAGEGGTPTTDNDSYYENGTIPFIKIDDLSQKYIKRNSDYITYLGLEKSAAWLIPSNSVIFSNGATIGRISINTYPIATKQGVLGIVPSPIVMTEYLYYYMKTTYFRGQVRRITVKGTMDCAYLKDLNSIICHIPEINHQEKRIALLTVLDEKIACERMLLQKLKEQKKYLLSKMFI; from the coding sequence ATGTCGAAAAGCAACGAAACAACCCCTAATGTTCCAACTTTGAGATTTCCTAATTACAGTGGCGAATGGCAAGTTTCGTCTATGGGCAAGGTCTGCACTTTCCGTAAAGGATACGGCATTTCAAAGGAAAATTTGTCAAGTGACGGAACTCCGTGCATTCTATATGGAGAACTTTATACGACGTATAAAACCGCAATCGCAAAAAGAATAAAAAGCAAAACGAGTTTAGATCCAACTACGTTATTTCACAGCAAAAAGAACGATGTAATTATTCCTTGTTCCGGTGAAACAGCCGAAGATATTGCGACGTCAGTCTGCATTCCTTACGACGATATTTTACTGGGTGGCGATTTAACCGTTATTCGCAGCGATTTAGACGGTGCATTTTTGAGCAATCAAATAAATTCGGTCAGAAAATATGATATTGCACGAATAGCACAAGGAAAATCAATAGTCCATTTGCAAGCAGATGAACTGAAAAAGATTTTTATTGCATACCCAACCATCGAGGAGCAACAAAAAATATCGGGGTTCATTGATAAAATTGACGAGCGCATAGAAGTCCAAAACAAAATCATTAGCAAGTATGAAACCCTAATTAAAGGAATTATAGATTGTTTACTCAATAAAAAAGAAGACAATTATTATACGTTTAAGGATTTATATCTGAAAGCAGGTGAAGGCGGAACGCCTACGACAGATAATGATAGTTACTACGAAAATGGAACAATACCATTTATCAAAATAGATGACTTATCTCAAAAATATATAAAAAGAAATTCAGATTACATAACGTATTTGGGACTAGAAAAATCGGCGGCTTGGCTTATTCCGTCTAACTCTGTGATTTTTTCTAATGGCGCTACAATCGGGCGAATTTCCATAAACACATATCCCATTGCGACAAAACAAGGCGTTTTAGGTATCGTCCCATCGCCTATTGTTATGACGGAATATCTCTATTACTATATGAAAACAACCTATTTTAGGGGGCAAGTTAGACGTATTACCGTCAAGGGGACTATGGATTGTGCATATTTGAAAGATTTGAACAGCATTATCTGTCATATTCCAGAGATAAATCATCAAGAAAAGAGAATTGCTCTTTTAACTGTTTTAGATGAAAAAATCGCTTGTGAAAGGATGCTATTACAGAAATTAAAAGAGCAGAAAAAATATCTGCTCTCAAAAATGTTTATATAA
- a CDS encoding type I restriction-modification system subunit M: MATDIQLHKQQAQELSNKLWAIANDLRGTMDASKFKDYILGIIFYRFLSEKTEKYMEEILKNDGMTYADALASNNEELLAALDKYSLDSLGYIIRPEYSFGYIVNMIAGKYDGKVFSVDYLEKAIASIQQSTLGQKSEAAFDGIFDAMDLKDKDLGKEVSDRTKQIAKVINRVNDIEFSYDDAQFDVLGTAYMILIGLFASDSGKKGGEFFTPSAVSELCSKLATVGLKSVKSVCDPTCGSASMLLEVRKAVIANGGTAEHAVGHYYGQELNGTTYNLARMNMLMHDVPYQYFNLFNDNTLEKDNFGTTKFTVQVANPPYSAKWSAASSFLDDPRFSGAGKLAPSSKADFAFVEHMVYHMDDDGRVAVLLPHGVLFRGGSEDTIRRYLIKDLNVLDAVIGLPANLFHGTGIPVCCLVLRKYRNGNAGNICFIDASKYFTPGKNMNQLSSDDIDRIVNAYVERKDIDKFCHVATMEEIESNDYNLNIPRYVDTFEEEEEIDIKAVMAEIKDLESQRASLDAEIDKYLKELGILED, from the coding sequence ATGGCAACAGATATCCAACTTCATAAACAACAAGCACAGGAACTTTCTAATAAACTTTGGGCTATCGCAAACGATTTGCGTGGCACTATGGACGCGAGCAAATTTAAGGACTATATTCTCGGCATCATCTTCTACCGTTTCCTTTCCGAAAAGACGGAAAAGTATATGGAAGAAATACTTAAAAACGACGGTATGACTTATGCCGACGCTCTCGCGTCCAACAATGAAGAATTGCTTGCCGCTCTCGACAAGTATTCTCTTGACAGTCTTGGTTATATCATTCGCCCCGAATATAGTTTCGGCTATATCGTCAATATGATTGCGGGTAAATACGACGGCAAAGTATTTTCGGTTGACTATCTCGAAAAAGCCATCGCGTCTATTCAGCAATCTACTCTCGGTCAGAAATCGGAAGCCGCATTTGACGGTATTTTCGACGCAATGGATTTGAAAGATAAAGACTTGGGCAAAGAAGTTTCCGACCGCACAAAGCAAATTGCAAAGGTTATAAACCGTGTAAACGATATTGAGTTTTCCTACGATGACGCTCAATTTGACGTTCTCGGAACGGCTTATATGATTTTGATTGGTCTTTTTGCCTCCGACAGCGGTAAAAAAGGCGGCGAATTCTTTACGCCGAGTGCTGTTTCCGAACTTTGCAGTAAACTTGCGACCGTCGGACTGAAATCCGTTAAAAGTGTTTGCGATCCCACTTGCGGCTCGGCTTCTATGCTTTTGGAAGTTCGCAAAGCAGTTATCGCAAACGGTGGAACGGCAGAACACGCCGTAGGTCATTACTACGGACAAGAACTCAACGGAACAACTTACAACCTTGCTCGTATGAATATGTTAATGCACGACGTTCCGTATCAATACTTCAATCTTTTCAACGACAACACACTTGAAAAGGATAATTTCGGCACGACTAAATTTACCGTTCAGGTTGCAAATCCGCCCTACTCGGCAAAGTGGTCGGCAGCATCTTCATTCCTTGACGATCCACGTTTCAGCGGCGCAGGAAAACTTGCTCCGTCAAGCAAAGCGGACTTCGCTTTTGTTGAACATATGGTTTATCATATGGACGATGACGGACGTGTTGCGGTTCTTCTGCCGCATGGCGTTTTGTTCCGTGGCGGAAGTGAAGATACTATCCGCAGATATTTGATAAAGGATTTGAACGTTCTCGATGCCGTAATCGGTTTACCCGCAAACCTTTTCCACGGCACGGGTATTCCCGTATGCTGCCTTGTTTTGCGTAAATACCGTAACGGCAACGCCGGCAACATTTGCTTTATCGACGCAAGTAAGTATTTTACGCCGGGCAAAAATATGAACCAACTTTCTTCTGACGATATCGACCGTATCGTAAATGCCTACGTTGAGCGTAAAGATATAGATAAATTCTGCCACGTTGCGACTATGGAAGAAATCGAAAGTAACGATTATAACCTTAACATACCCCGTTACGTTGATACGTTTGAAGAGGAAGAAGAAATTGATATCAAAGCCGTTATGGCGGAAATAAAAGACCTTGAAAGCCAACGTGCAAGTCTTGACGCGGAGATTGACAAATACCTGAAAGAACTCGGAATTTTGGAGGACTAA
- a CDS encoding restriction endonuclease subunit S produces MEHNKHNFSKVPTLRFNEFTTNWQSTTLKNVCEYRKIRRTTEKKNYVSTENIMQNFQGVERFISAEYISGDGFNKNDILMGNIRPYLKKVCFADFDGVCNADVLVFNSKTINPKFLYYVLANDNFINYVMSSVKGSKMPRGDKNFIMQYPLSLPSETEQLKISDFIGCLTKRIQVQNKIIKHRKSLIFSLVIEILLSFLSLIESALSLNVFSFFNNLLKFMWTIFKEVKRLWSQKKT; encoded by the coding sequence TTGGAACATAACAAACATAATTTCTCAAAAGTTCCAACTTTGAGATTCAACGAATTTACAACAAATTGGCAAAGTACAACTCTTAAAAATGTTTGTGAATATAGGAAAATCCGTAGGACTACCGAAAAGAAAAACTATGTTTCCACGGAAAATATTATGCAAAATTTTCAAGGAGTAGAGAGATTTATATCCGCAGAGTACATTTCGGGTGATGGGTTCAATAAAAACGATATTCTTATGGGGAATATTCGTCCTTATCTCAAAAAAGTATGTTTTGCAGATTTTGACGGAGTATGCAATGCGGACGTGTTGGTGTTTAACAGCAAGACTATAAATCCCAAATTTCTTTATTATGTGCTTGCTAATGATAATTTCATAAATTACGTAATGAGTTCTGTTAAAGGCTCAAAAATGCCCCGTGGAGATAAAAACTTTATAATGCAATATCCACTTTCTTTACCGAGCGAAACAGAACAATTAAAAATAAGTGATTTTATTGGATGTTTAACAAAACGAATACAAGTCCAAAACAAAATCATAAAACATAGAAAATCGCTAATATTTTCATTAGTTATCGAAATTTTGCTATCGTTTTTATCACTAATTGAGAGTGCGCTGTCCCTAAACGTATTTTCTTTCTTCAATAATTTACTAAAATTTATGTGGACTATTTTCAAGGAGGTAAAACGATTATGGTCACAGAAAAAAACATAA
- a CDS encoding restriction endonuclease subunit S, with translation MQADELKKIFIAYPTIEEQQKISGFIDKIDERIEVQNKIISKYETLIKGLCDKIFRHDKSVCLFDLVKCKTSTLQENEVATYYNGKYKVFGASGIIATINKYQFEEDGILVLKDGSKAGKIQYAEGKYSVVGTSVVLIPNNADDARYLYFAMLSIDFDKYKVGSGIPHIYFKDYSCERIYYPNSALRIRIAKVLDAYEQKVEIEKEMLSALQKQKAFLLQSMFI, from the coding sequence TTGCAAGCAGATGAACTGAAAAAGATTTTTATTGCATACCCAACCATCGAGGAGCAACAAAAAATATCGGGGTTCATTGATAAAATTGACGAGCGCATAGAAGTCCAAAACAAAATCATTAGCAAGTATGAAACCCTAATTAAAGGACTTTGCGATAAAATCTTTAGACACGATAAATCGGTTTGTTTGTTCGATTTAGTAAAATGTAAGACTTCAACATTGCAAGAAAATGAAGTCGCAACATATTATAACGGCAAATATAAAGTTTTTGGTGCGAGTGGAATAATAGCAACCATTAACAAATATCAATTTGAAGAAGACGGTATCTTGGTATTGAAAGACGGTTCAAAAGCAGGGAAAATTCAATATGCCGAGGGTAAATATTCTGTTGTTGGAACGTCTGTTGTTTTAATCCCTAACAATGCCGATGACGCAAGGTATTTGTATTTTGCAATGCTGTCGATTGATTTTGATAAATATAAAGTCGGTTCTGGCATTCCGCATATATATTTCAAAGATTATTCTTGTGAACGAATTTATTATCCAAATTCAGCGTTGAGAATAAGGATTGCAAAAGTGCTTGATGCCTATGAACAAAAGGTTGAAATAGAAAAAGAAATGCTTTCGGCTTTGCAAAAGCAAAAAGCATTTCTCTTACAGTCAATGTTTATATAA